One Ranitomeya variabilis isolate aRanVar5 chromosome 4, aRanVar5.hap1, whole genome shotgun sequence genomic window, cgacagatggggcaggatcatggcgacagatggggcaggatcatggcgacagatggggcaggatcatggcgacagatggggcaggatcatggcgacagatggggcaggatcatggcgacagatggggcaggatcatggcgacagatggggcaggatcatggcgacagatggggcaggatcatggcgacagatggggcaggatcatggcgacagatggggcaggatcatggcgacagatggggcaggatcatggcgacagatggggcaggatcatggcgacagatggggcaggatcatggcgacagatggggcaggatcatggcgacagatggggcaggatcatggcgacagatggggcaggatcatggggacagttggggcagaatcatggggacagatggggcaggatcatgggaacagatggtgcaggatcatgggaacagatggtgcaggatcatgggacagatggggcaggatgggtactcatgagggcagaatgggaaaacatatggctggagccaggaatgagatacatggggccaggCTGAGGGATATTATTAccttaggggctaattaagggatattattactgcagtgatgtatttattttattttttgagtatactgttttaaatgggggggggcgggggccgtcctgttactgtgcagagcgacactatgataAGTAAAATTAAGtagtgtgttctgcaagcagagctctagataactgttatttcctgcagagacgactcCTGGCTGGAAGTAGTGATGGTGGTCTTTGCTGGATTAAGATGAAAAGGGAAGCTGAAGAAatacacctagagacgtcactggtgagtcagtgtgttacctgtacactgagactatacactgtatactatatacagtggtcctgtgtacaatgtcaccagtgatcactgtattacttttacactgacactatatacagagctcctgtgtataatgtcaccggtgatcactgtattacctgtacacagacactgcatacatagtacagatctcctgtgtatgaaggcccttttggtgatagtattgcgtttttttttcttaatgatcagtattttaatattcagtcaccatgtagtggtaatatgttgtccggtcatggtgtagcggtatttgttccctgtatgtgatattattcgtcaccatgtggtggtaatatgtggtctggtcatggtgtggcggtatttgttccttgtatgtggtataggTCTCTGTGgtgctaatatgtggtctggtcatggtgtggcagtattagttccttgtatctggtattattcggtcactgtggtggtaatatgtgatctggacatggtgtggcagtattagttccttgtatgtggtattacaggtcactggtggtaatatgtgatctggtcatggtgcagtgtatttgtcccttgtatatgatattattggtcatattaaaaattgaaaaataaatataatatacctaaattgtattgaatattttaacaaatttttaataggttagcgtagagtagagctcggccaaaagagtctgccttgttgtggtggcagattagaaaaatattttggctaaaacaaaagctgctggctatgtatgtgatctggtgatgggaactgttaatgtgtgattggtgagaagtggagttttttcaagagagagcggtgggactttggacagtttgaggggtggaagcggggctggggtggagtctgggcggagtctcaaaggggccccgaaaattttgccagtatggggccccgaagtatgtaaataaagatacagccagaataaaatccattaattgaaaaaatgacagagtcctttattaatctcaattaaaccatagttACTGCATcatctaattccaccgaagccctcgatctataataaaagtgaaataaaaaaacaacaatataccatacctgcccCTCGTTCTgtgccacgctgtaatccatgtctgggggataaatagttttcaagctGGACGTTGCCAAGATGCgatcgtccaggctgaaaaccactggtgaatgagctgctgcgagcgcagcctcagtgacaagcggtgacatcatcactggcattttcccacgtcctgaggtcaccgcagttcagcccggcctcgattATGTCACCGATGgtaaatgatgctgcgctctcatcagctcattcaccagtggttctcagcctggacggtcgcatcttggcaccatccaggttgaaaactaattatcccccagacatggattacggcatgagaCAGAATGACAGCCAGGTATGGTAtattattgttttgttattttatttttattacaggagatcgagggctttggtggaattagtcgaggtcataagtatggtttaattgagaatattaaagtagtcattttttcaattaaaggactttattgtggctgtgtctttatttaccatataactatagaattagtaatggagagatgtcttagacacttctccattactaaactgtgggcttgatgtcacctgacaatacaaagatgaaatcaaccccacaaatattaacccctcttgccaccgctacagggcaagtgggaagagtcggacaaagcgccaaaattggcgcatctaatagatgcaccttttctaggcagctgcaggctgctgtttttaggctgggggtcaatatccatgaccccataccagcctgagaatactagtccccagctgtgagctttagcaaagctggttgtcaaaaatgggggggaccccacgccattttttaaaatgatttgtttaaataaatataaaaatatcgtgggtacccctctattcttgataaccaaccttgctgaatctgacagctggaggttgcagcccccagctgtgagttttgcgtgGTTGggtcaagaaaatagggggaacccacaccgggtttttcattcatttatttcgatATATTGCAggtggcgggtgaggaatacccctatcatctgctcctgctttcactgatattagcggcagcaggtgtcagatgatgggagtaatagtccccaaagccaccacctgctgtcatCTTTCGGacttaaatataactctcatcattctcctctgctcacgccgacctccggcagagcaggggagaatgatgagagccgtcttcagcacctgccgaggggaaacagcgcttactgtagcgcttcttccccggtgctgatgcgtgtcacatggaggacatcaatgtgtgttctccatttGCACATGTGCAGTACGTTTTGCCCTCCATGCTGACAGTGAaataacggacatgtctacgtgtgggtcacacagacacatggtccatggaaacacggtgacgtgcacagacccattcattccggtacgtgtgaaaactgtcacctcacgttctggagacgtgtgaaagaggctttatGATGTGGTAGTTCACTCACATGGCGGCACACAAAGGTAGGAAAAATGGGAACACCGTCTCTTTAAtgtaaggcagcataaaccaacttgtGGGGAAAACAAACAGCCTTTTTGGCTAAAACAGGAATGAAacaacaaaagaaaacaaaatgctgcagCACAGTCCATATGTTGCCGGTGGCCCCCCGCTCTGGAGCAGGACAGGTTCAGTCTGTACTCGAtgagccacaaagcctctggagtCCTCTCTCCAGGCTAGCTGAGCCCAGACTGCCTGTAGAGTTTGGTTATTTCACCCCAAGCCTGTAACttccccatcatgtgattgatcacatgatcatgacctcatgcaggtcctggcaggtctgccaggggagataaagtggaccttctcccacccgctctgtgaaggtccacataaaaccagccctgtttatgcaacttaaccctcacaacacgtagtgtgctggagaaaaaatgctctggtttcacatcactgacgcagttaagcgcagtgacacatatctcccttctgtcaccttaccagtgactctgtcacaatgtgtagatggctgtgaacttCATGTGTTCAGTGTTACTttctccaccagtattatatgttttatgcttgtgtaatgagaacggtggagatggcaggattagagctgatcatagatgggacttctccatctgtctgtgacttttacaatatttgtttcagggtgaagatctgacccatagtaatattacagagacatatgtgaggggtgatgagcggtgtaaagaggagattcctacatatgactacccaggtgagtagtgaccactaaatgcagagaagtcacagattcttctcagtcaccggctgtggctgctttatcggtggtgtagtccggccgtatcacaatcgtgtgatcaccattttgcctctagaccacaacattctcctccacccaaaactgtccaagtggctttgggcattgaaagcccttttctatagaacgtaTAGCCTGGAGGATCCAACTACCCCCTGAGATTAGAAGACTCTGACCGTTACCTgcacagatctgtaaactacaaagccaaatgtcaGCGTACgtaaatgtgctgacaagttagaaaaatattatgatgagcCTTTTAGAGAAAACGGAGggtaatgattagagatgagcggtgttcgagtcgttcgacgaacccgaacaatttgcttaaaattcggctgttcgagtttctgttcgataactgttcgttcaccaaaagcctagcttgatttgcacattaaaactgtttatcattgttaatggtgtatagtgggcgggggggttagatagatctgtgctgaaataacgccgatctccttttttttttatctttcccgcatttacagaggggcggtgcagtctctcagcctatcagcagtgcacacacacacagcaatgtgcatgtgatgcacacaagcaagggcatgtgtcattggctgtgtatgtcacatgtccttgccctataaggaccagccatttgccccgtcgccaccatttcctccttgctgcagcttagtgttagacggcaccgctgctgctgtgggcactacagagtataagagtgtttttttggagcgaattgtcagagagataggtttagggagttgggaggaattgggactagttgtaatatcagcccttttcagggtaggctacagcagttcatagcactgtttaccaggcaggtctgagccagtgctgtgcaagtgtttttcacagcatttggtgtaatctagctcagccaatccttttgggctagtagcattgtctgatagtcatctgagtagcctgcctgtgaagctagctacaccgcctgtgtatctcaatttttactgcatctaacccagtaaatcgttttggggttttgggcttagtagcagagtctgcacgtcagcagagtagcccgcctgtgaagctaactacaccgcctgtgtatctctattttcactgcatctaatccagttaatagttctgggcctaggagcagtgtctgcactgtccgacgggccctggtgcaatacgttatgacgtatagcctgggccaatgagctcaagaggtgggtcaaatcacgctgcaggagtggtctcatatcagggacctatgcaccctactgcacagttttgaaatagcaacaaagatgtttagtgctgacgatgccattatcagcatgaccattccggtgatttacatgctggagcacaccttacacagtgttcggagtcaggtggtggaacaagaggaggaggaggaacaggaggagtcgtatgcggaagggataatacctccaaggtcaagaaggttggcagcaccaaggcggctggcattggaggctgggggagagggattaccgagggcgtatggtagcagccaaactgttgaggaaggttcaggaggcgaggaagaagtggaggacgaactggcgctgggcatggaagactcatcagatgagggagaccttgatcaaatttctgttgtgcgtggttggggggagagggcagacgaaggaagcatgattctcacctcgccaccaccaagacaacaaggacttggtcctcctggatgcgcaagacacatgagtgccttcttgctgcactacctgcaacatgaccctcggattgtcagaatccgaagtaatgccgactactgggttgccaaactcttagatccccggtacaaaagctaatttggcaaaataattcctgccatagaaagggattcacgcatgcaggagtatcagcagagactgttacagaatctaacatctgcttttccacaaaacaccagtggtgcacgtagtcaatctctgagttctaacttgccaaccgtgggactatcgagtcatcactctaaccgtaacagtaacatcgtatctggtggtaacagcaactttttccaatcgtttcaagatttttttagaccatcctttgcaaggccacaggagacaagaagtctgacgcacagccaacgcctagagaggatggtacaagagtatctccaagttaacatcgatgccatgactgtggaactggacccttgctcattttgggcttccaatcttgaaaaatgcctgagctcgccactcacgccttggagatcttgtcgtgccccgcagccagcgttctctctgaacgtgtgttcagcgctgctggtggtgtgctgagagataagcgcacgcggctgtccagtgacaatgtagacagactaacattcatcaagatgaacaaatcctggatccgcaaggacttttctacccctgtgtcatcttggggagactaaaagcttgatgatttttgaaaagcacatcaccaaccgttttaaaaaactctggcgaaattgatgccacttaagtggtgtctgtgaccGAATTTTTTGAAACAATGGaggctcttttatttagtccccttgctgagttttacatgactttGCTATCGtccattccaggtgggtggggtcgtctgcagagttgtttactcatactatggcctgggattcagaggtctgctccaaagcttcagtgtctgctagtcagcagagtaacccagccacccaccgcctgtttacctaagtactatttttaacagcatctggcccaggaaatccttttgggccaagtagaatttggtgctactcagcagcgtaccccacccatgaagcaagctacaccgcctgtttacctaactactattttgtaacggcatctagcccgggaaatccttttgggcctagtagaatttagtgctactcagtagcgtaccccacccatgaagcaagctacaccgcctgtttacctaactactattttgtaaccgcatctagcccaggaaatccttttgggcctagtagaatttagtgctactcagcagcgtaccccacccatgaagcaagctacaccgccttctttctttctcaatctaacccctcggctctggggtgtccactctccctccagctctctccttctcacaggtggactaccgcgtgttttcacactgtggcgaatcttttgggcccaggcaaaagaagtcgttgaggtaatggataatatgtgccgacttacaaacgtccatgacgacacattcgaggaagcaactaaacgcctcaaatagtgagcaggatatggagcaccccatgggcaaacagcgatctatttagtatgctccttcacagaagcagcccaatgggaggacaccattcggaggcacaggtagtaaccggaacgccccctgaaTGTCTGTTTTGGGCATTAGGGTGCCCATTACCAACTTctagacccgcctgattgcctcgtcaaaggagatgcagtacatagtactgtacttggttctgcgtcgatgttgtcgtttactgacctgccccttggatatgacaaatggtggattaagtctgaatgtattgggttcattttttggcacaactcccaacgggggtaccactacgtctactaaggaaagtgttctgaatggacccgccgccattctacctaaagatatttatttttttattttttttgtcaagacgtctgggtgttggtagagtgagtttaaatttttactccagcctttcttgattttagaagggtatGACAtggctatatctgtgtctcctcctccttttactcctccgcctcttttcttttcgcatgactatatatagttgtgacttttccatgtgtttgttgtgtcttctgagcagtttgtcagcttttggacaactttaaggtgttttccatgtgtttgtatgtgtttgtgtttgcctgccattggttttaatggggttcgacgaacagttcgtcgaacacgtccctgttcgacgaaccgaaccgaacactagggaggtggctcatctctagtaatgatgctgttggcttccaaaATCCGTGATATGGGAGGAAGGAAAAAATCAGGGCTTTGAAAAGCTCTGCCAAGTGCTGAGCCATAAAGTTGGGTATCAAAACAAATAAACGTTAAAAAAAAGCAACAGACTTTTCATTTTAATATTCTACCCATTTCCGATGtgaaccagctccttcctcaggcataTACAAATGATACATTGTGGATGTTTTATATCCTCCAGAACGGCGTCACTGATCCAATTGCTTAATTCGTTAATTAAACCGCGCCTATGGTGCAGTTTTTTGTGTTAAAACCTTTCTTTGtatacaaaacaatacaaatagatgtaaaatgcatattggatgcacaataaaatccatataaagaaaaatatatgtaCATGGAAAATCCTCCTTTTTAAGTGTGGATagtttaaaaatccaataggattccctATTCACAAGTCTTTGGGACCTATTAGACACACGTTCTGATATTTGTTCTAATATATTGAGTCTTAATCTGGTGGGATCTCGTTCATATTCTAAAATGAAATGTCTAAACAGACTGTGACAGATTACACCTTTCCTAATATTATGTCTATGGCTGGTCATCCTATTATGGATCACTTGGGTCATTTTTAGATCCCTGATATTGGATGAATCCACCTtcttcccttctgtgctgctgaatgtgctcatatggtccctacaagacgaggtccagtctttctgagcaaacttcgcttttatgattgacaacattaaatgtgcagtgaggccaagtgtgaatttctgtacaataacagccatttggtaaattcaaaaaagttcattttttttctcattaatgtacactctgcaccccatattgactgaaaaaaacaggaatgtagtaatttttgcaaatctattaaaaaagaaaaactgaaatatcacatggtcataagtattcagaccctttgctcagtattgagtagaagcacctttagagctagtacagccatgagtcttcttgggaatgatgcaacaagtttttcacatctggatttgggggatcctctgccatttttcatttgcagatcctctccagttccgtcaggttggatggttaatgttggtggacagccattttcaggtctctccagagatgctcaatttggtttaggtcagggctctggctgggccagtcaagaatggtcacagagttgttgtgATACCACTCCTTtgtgtgcttagtgtcattgtcttgttggaaggtgaaccttcggccaagtctgaggtccagagcactctgaaagtggttttcatccaggatatctctgtacttggccgcattcatgtttccttcaatcacaaccagtcatcctgtccatgcagctgaaaaacacccctataacatgatgcggccaccatcatgtttcactgttgggattgtattgggcaggtgatgagcagtgcctggttttctccacacataccgcttagaattttcACTAAAAAGgtccatctttgtctcatcagaccagagaatcttatttctcatagtctgagagtccttcatgtgtttattttttagcaaactctatgcgggctttcatatgtcttgcactgaagagaggcttccgggccactgtgccataaaggcccgactggtggaggttgactttctcccatctgcctactgcatctgtggagctcagccacactgatcttggggttcttctttacctctcttaccaaggctcttctcccacgattgcacaATTTggcggacagccaggtctaggaagacttgtgatggtcccaaacttcttccatttaaagattatggaggccactgtgctcttaggaaccttgagtactgcagagacgAGCTGGATTTCTTCCATAAATTATGGCAGCCGTGGTTGGATAGGATTAATTTATGGTATACTAGTATATAGTATTATAGAGTGCAACTTATGGTAAACTGGAACTCTGTTTGATATTGTCAACTATGGACGAATTATTGTTTGCTCCTGATATGGTCTCCATcggggggttaatttactgtaaaacataaaatgagtatgaacatgtgatcttttgtaaatcttgttatggttaatacaaatttatctgattaaaaaggtgtggtgctttccaattggctaaaacagggagcagattactgcagctgacagcccacacacccatactgccagactggatggtactacatatgccaggcaccctaatcttagtggctgggaAGAGCCTGCACCGCCAAGAGCTTCTTGTTCCAACCCCACCTCTGATACCAGCGTCACCTGCAGAATTAGTAAGCCACGTCTGGTGTCCGaagcagacattgcaggagcagatACCAGAGGAGATGGGATGCACTATTTGCAgaatccctaatatgacaaaattgcaGAAAACCAGATCAGATGAAATCcctataaagtgactccattttgtaaattataaccctcaataaattaatctataggaatagtgactattttgactgcaCTGCAGTTTCCAGATATTCGCacgcgcagtggatgttggagagtgaaaattgcaaatatcccaagttattacccaacacatagtgcccagattgtgctccaggagatacacatgccgtaaaataagtggtttcttctcactatagtaatgccaaaagcatggatgcttaatgtggttttgagcacagtctagtaaactgtaaactgtcattgtcttggtgaaaaatgtaatcattttgcataacttgccatttttgcagaccgtttaagtagaaatgttcaaaaatatagaattcaaggatattttattctaaaataattggttttattcttggcagatgaccgtaccaggagatcagcaggacagctgacatcttcaatgtttaaatcagataatcttgagatcccacaggatacaattgaagggaATGCTATTACTccaaatataccatcatcccttcacagcaaagatctgtcatctgatcatttggaacaggtcctgtcttctgattcattgcctagtactaatgaaaatcaaagtcacaaaaaaagcattaaaactcgaactgctcctaaagcaatgaagacattttcattttcagaatatggaaatagttttcccctagaaAAGTCATTTCTCAAACAACAAAAACTTCACAAAGCAgacaatagattttcttgttccaagtgtgggagatgttttaaccagaaatcagattttgtcagtcaccagagcattcacacagggaagaagccattttcatgttcagaatgtgggaaatattttaactacaaagcgaatcttgttaggcaccagaaaacccacacaggggagaagcctttttcctgttcagaatgtgggaaatgttttaactacaaagcgaatcttgttaggcaccagaaaacccacacaggggagaagcctttttcctgttcagaatgtgggaaatgttttaacaggaaagcgaatcttgatagccaccagaaaacccacacaggggagaagcctttttcctgctcagaatgtgggaaatgttttaaccacatagcgaatcttgttagccaccagaaaacccacacaggggagaagcctttttcatgttcagaatgtgggaaatattttacccagaaatcgaatcttgttagccaccagaaaacccacacaggggagaagcctttttcctgttcagaatgtgggaaatgttttaaccagaaatcgagtcttgttagccaccagaaaacccacacaggggagaagcctttttcctgttcagaatgtgggaaatgttttaaccacaaattgaatcttgttagccaccagaaaacccacacaggggagaagcctttttcctgttcagaatgtgggaaatattttaaccagaaatcgaatcttgttagccaccagaaaacccacacaggggagaagcctttttcctgttcagaatgtgggaaatgttttctagctAAATCATttcttgtcagacatcatagatctcacacaggtgagaagcctttttcctgttcagaatgtgggaaatgttttaaccacaaagcgaatcttgttagccaccagaaaacccacacaggggagaagcctttttcctgttcagaatgtgggaaatgttttaactacaaagcgaatcttgttagccaccagaaaacccacacaggggagaagcctttttcctgttcagaatgtgggaaatattttaaccagaaatcgagtcttgttagccaccagaaaacccacacaggggagaagcctttttcctgttcagaatgtgggaaatgttttaaccagaaatcgagtcttgttagccaccagaaaacccacacaggggagaagcctttttcctgttcagaatgtgggaaatgttttaaccagaaatcgagtcttgttagacaccagaaaacccacacaggggagaagcctttttcctgttcagaatgtgggaaatgttttaaccagaaatcgaatcttgttagccaccagaaaacccacacaggggagaagcctttttcataatgtgggaaatgttttgtgaagaaaccatctctttctagccaccaaagaattcacacaggggagaagcattTTT contains:
- the LOC143766629 gene encoding uncharacterized protein LOC143766629; its protein translation is MDMDRDKMAERILHLTLEILFRLTGEDYTVVKKTSSERCQDPVSEGWGRPLSPITGPPPRPLIHEDINDQKILELTYKMIELLTGEVPIRCQDVAVYFSMEEWEYLEGHRDLYKDVKMESPQPLTSPDLSSKRTTPERCPRPLLPQDCKQEDPNVPQDHQGEDLTHSNITETYVRGDERCKEEIPTYDYPDDRTRRSAGQLTSSMFKSDNLEIPQDTIEGNAITPNIPSSLHSKDLSSDHLEQVLSSDSLPSTNENQSHKKSIKTRTAPKAMKTFSFSEYGNSFPLEKSFLKQQKLHKADNRFSCSKCGRCFNQKSDFVSHQSIHTGKKPFSCSECGKYFNYKANLVRHQKTHTGEKPFSCSECGKCFNYKANLVRHQKTHTGEKPFSCSECGKCFNRKANLDSHQKTHTGEKPFSCSECGKCFNHIANLVSHQKTHTGEKPFSCSECGKYFTQKSNLVSHQKTHTGEKPFSCSECGKCFNQKSSLVSHQKTHTGEKPFSCSECGKCFNHKLNLVSHQKTHTGEKPFSCSECGKYFNQKSNLVSHQKTHTGEKPFSCSECGKCFLAKSFLVRHHRSHTGEKPFSCSECGKCFNHKANLVSHQKTHTGEKPFSCSECGKCFNYKANLVSHQKTHTGEKPFSCSECGKYFNQKSSLVSHQKTHTGEKPFSCSECGKCFNQKSSLVSHQKTHTGEKPFSCSECGKCFNQKSSLVRHQKTHTGEKPFSCSECGKCFNQKSNLVSHQKTHTGEKPFS